A genomic segment from Pseudosulfitobacter sp. DSM 107133 encodes:
- a CDS encoding glycine--tRNA ligase subunit alpha, giving the protein MSDTSTAPRSFQEIILRLQTYWASKGCAILQPYDMEVGAGTFHPATTLRSLGAQPWAAAYVQPSRRPTDGRYGENPNRLQHYYQYQVLIKPSPPDLQELYLGSLQAIGIDASLHDIRFVEDDWESPTLGAWGLGWEVWCDGMEVSQFTYFQQVGGHDCSPVSGELTYGLERLAMYVLAVDHVMDMPFNDPQSPIPLTYGDVFKQTEEEYARWNFDVANTEVLLRHFEEAEAECKVILEQAHDDPKTGKRIVMAHPAYDQAIKASHIFNLLDARGVISVTERQAYIGRVRALTKACADAFVQTRAGGWTPEAVA; this is encoded by the coding sequence ATGTCCGACACGTCCACAGCCCCCCGTTCGTTTCAGGAAATCATCCTGCGGCTTCAGACCTATTGGGCGTCCAAAGGCTGCGCCATCCTGCAACCCTATGACATGGAAGTGGGGGCCGGGACGTTTCACCCTGCAACCACCCTGCGGTCGCTGGGCGCACAGCCATGGGCCGCGGCCTATGTGCAACCCTCGCGCCGCCCCACCGACGGGCGCTATGGCGAGAACCCGAACCGCTTGCAGCACTATTACCAGTATCAGGTGCTGATCAAACCCAGCCCGCCCGATCTGCAAGAGCTGTACCTTGGCAGCCTGCAAGCCATCGGCATCGACGCCAGCCTGCACGACATCCGTTTTGTCGAGGACGACTGGGAAAGCCCGACGCTGGGCGCCTGGGGGCTGGGCTGGGAAGTCTGGTGCGACGGTATGGAAGTGTCGCAGTTCACCTATTTCCAACAGGTCGGCGGCCACGATTGCAGCCCTGTCTCGGGCGAGCTGACCTATGGTCTGGAACGTCTGGCGATGTATGTGCTGGCGGTCGATCATGTGATGGACATGCCGTTCAACGATCCGCAATCGCCGATCCCGCTGACCTATGGCGATGTGTTCAAGCAGACCGAAGAAGAATACGCGCGCTGGAATTTCGACGTGGCCAACACCGAGGTGCTGCTGCGCCATTTCGAAGAGGCCGAGGCCGAGTGCAAGGTGATCCTTGAGCAAGCGCACGACGACCCCAAGACCGGCAAACGCATCGTCATGGCGCACCCTGCCTATGATCAGGCGATCAAGGCCAGCCACATCTTCAACCTGCTGGACGCGCGCGGCGTGATCTCGGTCACTGAACGTCAGGCCTATATCGGGCGCGTGCGCGCCCTGACCAAAGCCTGCGCGGATGCCTTTGTGCAGACACGGGCAGGGGGCTGGACCCCGGAAGCGGTCGCATGA
- a CDS encoding DUF6446 family protein, with product MTGKLLAALIVITALIAGAGMYYLQVYGYYDEVTQEEVNLVSVVSDLPEPIPFTDFQAIDADSSPIRYRACFRTDMSLAMLSETFVGLEKAEPRNAPGWFDCFDAAAIGAELEAGTALPFLSQKNVHYGVDRIVAITQDGRGYIWHELNDCGEKAYDGTVVGEECPERPADN from the coding sequence ATGACCGGCAAGTTACTGGCGGCATTGATCGTGATTACAGCACTCATCGCAGGCGCAGGCATGTATTACCTGCAAGTCTATGGCTACTATGACGAGGTGACGCAGGAAGAGGTCAACCTGGTCTCGGTGGTCTCCGATCTGCCCGAGCCAATCCCGTTCACCGATTTCCAGGCTATCGACGCCGACAGCTCGCCCATCCGCTACCGTGCCTGTTTCAGGACGGACATGTCGCTGGCCATGCTGAGCGAAACCTTTGTCGGGCTGGAAAAGGCCGAGCCGCGCAATGCGCCGGGCTGGTTCGACTGTTTCGACGCCGCCGCCATCGGTGCCGAGCTTGAGGCAGGCACGGCGCTGCCGTTTCTGTCGCAAAAGAACGTGCACTACGGCGTCGACCGGATCGTGGCGATCACGCAGGACGGGCGCGGCTATATCTGGCACGAGCTGAACGACTGCGGCGAAAAAGCCTATGACGGCACCGTGGTGGGAGAGGAATGCCCCGAACGGCCCGCCGACAACTAA
- a CDS encoding serine protease, translated as MRKMLVAAMLATGLSGVTAGVAVTPAAAQSAQEVVWVQIEAHPSLATATSRARAYAGTIEDVNGFALGGGWYGIALGPYAPEDADQVLRVYRADGLIPRDSYISASSDYRQQFWPVGANVLNRGVVDAPDAVADDSATQTAAAEATAETATTGEVVAEVAPLPTPEPADETPAEARRSEQLLTRDERMDLQTMLKWAGFYNAAIDGAFGRGTRNSMAAWQEANAFDVTGILTTLQRSALKKQYNAVLEGLGLERVVDADAGIEMMLPANVVSFDRYEPPFAHYDATGDIPAKVLLISQRGDQDTLYGLYDIMQTLEIVPLEGPRERRKNDFVLIGENGTMVSETRATLQDGKIKGFTLIWPAGDEERRRRLIGEMDKSFVRLDAALDPAAGNADAQAIDLVSGLDVRKPRIARSGFYVDSAGLVLTTSEAVQSCTRLTIDDEYEADVIADDAANGIAVLRPKETLAPLSVAQFSATAPRLQSEVAVAGYSYDGVLSAPSMTFGMLADVRGLQGETGLYRLAMTTLPGDAGGPVFDATGSVTGMLLPKPDGARALPDEVVFAADANVIRQVLANAGVSTKAAAETGASAPEDITEVAVGMTVLVSCWD; from the coding sequence ATGCGCAAGATGTTGGTTGCGGCAATGCTGGCAACAGGGTTGTCAGGGGTAACAGCGGGGGTGGCCGTGACACCTGCGGCGGCGCAGTCTGCCCAAGAGGTTGTATGGGTACAAATCGAAGCGCACCCCAGTCTGGCCACAGCAACATCGCGGGCCCGCGCCTATGCAGGAACCATCGAGGACGTGAACGGTTTTGCGCTGGGTGGGGGCTGGTACGGCATTGCCTTGGGGCCATATGCGCCCGAAGACGCCGATCAGGTGCTGCGTGTCTATCGCGCCGACGGTCTGATCCCGCGCGATTCCTATATCTCGGCCTCCTCGGACTATCGCCAGCAATTCTGGCCGGTGGGCGCCAACGTGCTGAACCGGGGTGTGGTCGATGCGCCTGACGCGGTGGCCGACGACAGTGCAACACAGACCGCTGCCGCAGAAGCCACTGCCGAAACCGCCACAACCGGCGAGGTCGTTGCCGAAGTGGCCCCCCTGCCCACGCCCGAACCCGCAGATGAAACCCCTGCCGAGGCACGTCGCAGCGAACAGTTGCTGACCCGCGACGAGCGGATGGATTTGCAGACAATGCTGAAATGGGCCGGGTTTTACAACGCGGCCATCGACGGCGCCTTTGGCCGTGGCACGCGCAATTCCATGGCCGCCTGGCAAGAGGCAAACGCCTTTGACGTCACCGGCATACTGACCACGTTGCAACGCAGCGCATTGAAAAAACAGTATAACGCGGTGCTGGAAGGTTTGGGACTGGAACGGGTTGTTGACGCAGATGCCGGCATCGAAATGATGCTGCCAGCCAATGTGGTCAGCTTTGACCGTTATGAACCGCCCTTTGCCCATTATGACGCCACCGGCGACATTCCGGCCAAAGTGCTGCTGATCAGCCAGCGTGGCGATCAGGATACCTTGTATGGCCTGTATGACATCATGCAAACACTGGAAATTGTGCCGCTGGAGGGTCCGCGCGAACGTCGCAAGAACGACTTTGTGCTGATCGGTGAAAACGGCACCATGGTGTCGGAAACCCGCGCCACCCTGCAAGACGGCAAGATCAAGGGCTTTACATTGATCTGGCCTGCGGGGGACGAAGAACGCCGCCGCCGTCTGATTGGCGAGATGGACAAGAGCTTTGTCCGCCTTGATGCGGCCCTTGACCCCGCGGCAGGCAATGCCGATGCGCAGGCCATCGACCTTGTGTCCGGGCTGGATGTGCGCAAACCGCGCATCGCGCGCTCGGGCTTTTATGTGGACAGTGCGGGGCTGGTGCTGACCACCTCCGAGGCTGTTCAGTCGTGCACCCGCCTGACGATTGATGATGAATACGAAGCCGATGTGATCGCCGATGACGCTGCCAATGGCATTGCCGTGCTGCGCCCCAAAGAGACGCTGGCCCCGCTGTCGGTTGCACAGTTCAGCGCCACCGCGCCGCGCTTGCAGTCCGAAGTCGCGGTTGCCGGTTACAGCTATGACGGCGTGCTGAGCGCACCCAGTATGACCTTTGGCATGTTGGCAGATGTGCGCGGATTGCAGGGCGAGACCGGTCTGTACCGTCTGGCCATGACCACCCTGCCTGGCGACGCGGGCGGGCCGGTCTTTGACGCCACGGGGTCGGTCACGGGAATGCTGTTGCCCAAGCCCGATGGCGCACGCGCGCTGCCCGACGAAGTCGTCTTTGCCGCCGACGCCAACGTGATCCGGCAGGTTCTGGCCAATGCCGGTGTCAGCACCAAAGCGGCCGCCGAAACCGGCGCCTCTGCCCCCGAGGACATCACCGAGGTGGCTGTGGGCATGACCGTTCTGGTCAGCTGCTGGGACTGA
- a CDS encoding TrkH family potassium uptake protein — MLDLRPVGYVIGLLVTALGLTMIVPMLVDLAEGREHWPVFVESGLITILAGGVLALSCSNGVREGLTIQQTFLLTTGVWLCLPIFGALPFVFGATEARYVDAFFEAMSGLTTTGSTVFTGLDGLPKGLLLWRGILQWLGGIGIIVVAMVFLPELRVGGMQIFRSEAFETMGKILPRATQIASQISGIYIAITLVCALVYLILGMNVFDATVHALTTVSTGGFANYDSSFGNFVGMREYAASFFMILAALPFVRYVQLINGNTTALWRDTQVHAFLGTIAVIVGVSAFTLTYIFPHSVERAVREALFNVVSIMSGTGFSSVDYMAWGPFLISIFFFVGLIGGCAGSTACSVKIFRYQILFSSIRAQLRKTRSPHGIFTPRYDGRPVDADVLGSVMSFFVFFVVSLGLLAVALGMTGLDFVTSLSGAATALANIGPGLGEIIGPAGNFGPLNDTAKWLLAGGMLVGRLELMVVYAIVTVQFWRA, encoded by the coding sequence ATGTTAGACCTGCGCCCCGTTGGATATGTCATCGGACTTTTGGTTACCGCACTTGGGTTAACCATGATCGTCCCGATGTTGGTGGATCTTGCCGAGGGCAGGGAACACTGGCCGGTATTTGTCGAATCCGGTCTGATCACCATTCTGGCAGGCGGCGTTCTGGCGCTGAGTTGTTCAAACGGTGTCCGCGAAGGTCTGACAATCCAGCAAACATTCCTTCTGACCACGGGTGTCTGGCTGTGCCTGCCGATTTTCGGCGCATTGCCCTTTGTCTTTGGCGCCACCGAAGCGCGCTATGTCGATGCGTTTTTCGAGGCGATGTCGGGGCTGACCACCACCGGATCGACCGTCTTTACCGGTCTTGATGGACTGCCCAAGGGCCTGCTGCTGTGGCGCGGCATACTGCAATGGCTGGGCGGCATTGGTATCATCGTTGTGGCCATGGTGTTCCTGCCTGAGCTGCGGGTCGGGGGGATGCAGATCTTCCGCTCGGAAGCCTTTGAAACCATGGGCAAGATTTTGCCCCGCGCGACCCAGATTGCCAGCCAGATTTCGGGCATCTACATCGCGATCACCCTGGTGTGCGCGCTGGTCTACCTGATTCTGGGCATGAATGTCTTCGATGCCACGGTCCATGCGCTGACGACTGTGTCGACCGGCGGCTTTGCCAATTACGATTCGTCCTTTGGCAACTTTGTCGGAATGCGTGAATACGCGGCCTCGTTCTTCATGATTCTCGCCGCGCTGCCTTTCGTGCGCTATGTGCAGTTGATCAACGGCAATACCACAGCACTGTGGCGCGACACCCAGGTGCATGCGTTTTTGGGCACCATCGCGGTCATTGTTGGCGTCAGCGCGTTCACCCTGACCTATATTTTTCCCCACAGCGTCGAACGCGCGGTGCGCGAGGCGCTGTTCAACGTGGTTTCGATCATGTCCGGCACCGGTTTTTCCAGCGTCGATTATATGGCTTGGGGGCCGTTTTTGATTTCGATCTTTTTCTTCGTCGGCCTGATCGGCGGCTGCGCCGGTTCAACGGCCTGTTCGGTCAAGATTTTTCGCTATCAAATCCTGTTTTCCTCGATCCGCGCACAATTGCGCAAAACCCGCAGCCCGCATGGCATATTCACCCCCCGTTATGACGGGCGTCCGGTGGATGCAGATGTTCTGGGCTCGGTCATGTCATTTTTCGTCTTCTTCGTGGTATCGCTGGGTCTGTTGGCCGTTGCCTTGGGAATGACCGGGCTGGATTTCGTGACGTCGCTGTCGGGGGCAGCCACGGCGCTGGCCAATATCGGACCGGGGCTGGGCGAGATTATCGGCCCGGCAGGCAATTTCGGACCGCTGAACGACACTGCCAAATGGTTGCTTGCCGGCGGCATGCTGGTCGGACGCCTTGAACTGATGGTGGTCTATGCCATCGTGACCGTACAATTCTGGAGAGCTTGA
- a CDS encoding thiamine pyrophosphate-binding protein: MKRPLGAQISHMLKARGVDTIFGIPGVHNQEMYRGIEEAGITHVLARHEQGAGFMADGYARASGKPGVAYVITGPGLCNIMTPMGQAYSDSVPMLVVSSCLDEVEGVKGQLHQMKDQRAAADTVCDWSAEARTADAAYTLIDRALTEMTANRPRPKHIQVPIAALQAPADPAPVPRGYTAPSLPQMGDALDRILGADRLLFVFGGGARVGYETTRKALKALGAASFTTYAGRGIVGTDDPLHFGPSLAHPSSADVIGSADVVVVVGSELAEVDLWRTHLGHQSLLVRVDIDASAFTNTDAGVLNILCDGPLLMRALLERAEALDKTASGWSPDEVTKSRKAWCADTDAARPGIAPLCDALRAVVPEDTMIYSDMTQFAYVAKDIWPMTKPGHWHHPYGFGTLGYATPAAIGGAIARPGKPTLAIIGDYGFHYTMQELGVAVELGMPLPIILWDNGKLKEIEDSMTRAQIAPNAVIARNPDFCKLAEAFGAHAVAPTTIQQMQDAVSAAFTADGPTLIYLTPEITE; the protein is encoded by the coding sequence ATGAAACGTCCCCTTGGTGCCCAAATTTCCCACATGCTGAAGGCGCGCGGGGTTGATACCATCTTTGGCATTCCCGGGGTACACAATCAGGAAATGTACCGTGGCATTGAAGAGGCGGGGATCACGCATGTTCTGGCGCGCCACGAACAGGGCGCGGGCTTTATGGCCGACGGTTATGCGCGCGCCTCGGGCAAGCCGGGGGTGGCCTATGTAATCACCGGACCGGGCCTGTGCAATATCATGACGCCGATGGGGCAGGCCTATTCTGATTCCGTGCCGATGCTGGTGGTGTCATCCTGTCTGGACGAGGTCGAAGGCGTCAAAGGGCAACTGCACCAGATGAAAGACCAGCGTGCCGCGGCTGATACTGTGTGCGACTGGTCAGCCGAGGCGCGCACGGCCGATGCAGCCTATACGCTGATCGACCGCGCGCTGACCGAAATGACCGCCAACCGGCCTCGGCCCAAACATATTCAGGTGCCGATTGCAGCCTTGCAAGCGCCCGCAGATCCGGCACCGGTGCCACGCGGCTATACAGCGCCCAGCCTGCCGCAGATGGGCGACGCGCTGGACCGTATTCTCGGAGCCGACCGGCTGCTGTTTGTTTTTGGTGGCGGTGCACGGGTCGGATACGAAACAACCCGCAAGGCGCTCAAGGCGCTGGGGGCTGCGTCTTTTACCACCTATGCCGGTCGTGGTATCGTCGGCACAGATGATCCGCTGCACTTCGGGCCGTCTCTTGCGCATCCATCCAGCGCCGATGTGATCGGCTCGGCAGACGTGGTTGTGGTGGTTGGCAGCGAACTGGCCGAAGTTGACCTGTGGCGCACGCACTTGGGCCATCAAAGCCTGCTGGTGCGCGTCGACATCGACGCGTCGGCCTTTACCAATACCGACGCGGGTGTGTTGAACATTCTGTGTGACGGGCCGCTGCTGATGCGTGCGCTTTTGGAGCGCGCCGAGGCTTTGGACAAGACAGCCTCGGGCTGGTCACCGGACGAGGTGACAAAATCCCGCAAGGCGTGGTGCGCCGACACCGATGCTGCGCGCCCCGGCATCGCGCCGCTGTGTGATGCCCTGCGCGCCGTCGTGCCCGAAGATACGATGATCTATTCGGACATGACCCAATTCGCCTATGTGGCCAAGGACATCTGGCCGATGACCAAACCCGGCCACTGGCACCACCCTTACGGCTTTGGCACGCTGGGCTATGCCACGCCCGCCGCCATCGGCGGTGCCATCGCACGTCCGGGCAAGCCGACTCTGGCGATCATTGGCGACTACGGCTTTCACTACACGATGCAGGAATTGGGCGTGGCCGTCGAACTGGGGATGCCGCTGCCGATCATCCTGTGGGACAACGGCAAACTGAAAGAGATCGAAGACAGCATGACCCGCGCCCAAATCGCACCCAATGCGGTGATCGCGCGCAATCCCGATTTCTGCAAGCTGGCCGAAGCCTTTGGCGCCCACGCGGTTGCCCCCACAACGATCCAGCAGATGCAAGATGCCGTTAGTGCTGCGTTCACGGCGGACGGCCCGACGCTGATCTACCTCACGCCCGAGATCACAGAGTAA